From Corvus moneduloides isolate bCorMon1 chromosome 9, bCorMon1.pri, whole genome shotgun sequence:
AGACACATCCAGAATCACTCCATACATTTCTGTATGGAGTGATTGAGAATAGAACCCATTCCTTAGTACAGTAACATTgtgttcttttctctctttcaagcACCATTTCCATGTAACAATCTTGGCAGTTAATAACTCCATAAAAAGGAACAAGCCAGACTGTGACTAATATTCCAGAACCTTGCACTCTGATTTTCCCTGTGTAACAAAACaaagtgtttggtttttctggctttgctgcagagagaaaagaatcCCAAAAGAAATTGCAAACATCAGCGAATGTCAGAAGTAGTTAGAGTGAGAGATTGTAGACCCgcaaaaataacacatttcttTATAAATCACAAGCCAGGACAAACCAGATTGGCTTCAAACTGCAtcttctctgcagcaggaaacatTGTGGATCAAGTTACTGTGGTAtctggaggagagcagggattTGCTGGTAGTTTGCTCCTTGTTTTATGGATTATCTTAATGCTGCTTTATCTTCCATTGTGATCCCATCAGATGTAGCTAAATCATCTTTCATTAAACTGGCATAGTTgatcagagaaaagaaatgtaacaGACTAAAAGCCTTCTGTGGCCTGTGAGTAACAAGTACTTCAAGTAAAGAGCAGATGCTGtagtttcctttttaatttttcacccCCATTCTCATGTTTTGTATCTCTCATAAAGAGTGCACAGTAAACCTTGTTAATGAAAGAAATTGTTCCACCAAACTATAGACCAGATCCTGAGCTgtcattattatttaatataagCAGATGATTTTGGTGGCAGAAGGTTTGCATTTTCCCATATCCTGAAAGTGATATGGGATTCACCCCAGTCCAGTACTTCTGTTTTTATCAAAGCTTCATCCAAGCAAGAAAAATGGTTTCAAAGCTGGTAATGACTTTTTCTATTAACCTTCTGAATTCATTAGTTAACAGTGGAGAAACACTCTCTGCCACATAGAAAGGAAGGTGCAGAAATAAAGTTGAAAGAGaattgcagctggagaaatgcaGATTGCTTCTTGTTAGGCAATAAATTAGACAAAGCTATTCAAGTCAACTTGATTTTTGCTAACACTTAAAACAATCCAGCAGAAATCCTTCAAGCAGGTAACCAGTGAAGATCAGTCTCATGACCAAGTGCTGAAATGCCACAGCAAAGTCCTGAGCAAGTGAAAACTCCTTTTGGAttaaatttctctctttcctctttcttgtgGTTCTGATGTCTTTCATTTCACATGTCTGAGCCATGTCCTTTGTTTTGTATAAAAGTTATGACCTAATTGACTGGAAAAAAGCTTTAATGTACCACCATGTATCAAAATGATTGTCTTGTTTCCTGTGTCTGAATTGTTAATATTGTGTCATGGTAGAGACTTATTTCTTTCTGAGGCATTGTCGGATCTTCTTACTCAGAGATGAGTGCTTTTATCCAGTTCCCTGAAATCATATCTCCCAGATCAGGAGGTGAGAGATTACCACCAAAGCCAAGAACAACTGCAGTAATATGCAGAATGCCTCATTCCAGTGCTCACAAACCACCTGGAAATACTGATAGCAGTGTGATTTGTGGGAAAGatcttttttgtgtttgtgacCATTAAATGTTTGAGACAGGCTAAGGATGGAGGTTTTGGGACAGCTGGAAATGAAGAACAGTAAATaatgggggggttttttgtttgtttttttttttaagaagactGTTTTATGAGTCCAGTAAATTGGAAGTTCATGGATGGAGTTCATCAATGCACACTTGACATACCAGTAGAGAGGGGTATAGGCACTATTTGGATAAATACATAGCTTAAGGCTTAGGTTAAGTTTTTTTTAAGGCTTAGGCAGTTCTCCAATAAAGTGTCTCCTTTCACACAgtgttcatattttaaatatttttggttttacgCTATTATTCATAACCAACTGCAGTTTTATAGTaataaaagtttgaaaaatatGGTTTCTCATCATGTgagttttgctgtgctttgttGGCTGAAAGGACTAGGTTCTGTTTCACCACAACAGAGCTGTGAGGAAGATTACAGATTCCATGAACTTCAGGCTAGAAGGCAGCTCTCTTCCATTGCCCCAGTTTCCCATCCTGATCTCAAAGACGACAAAGAATTCAGTTACCTCCCTGGGAAAGATGTTCTCTCCAGAGCCCTTTGGAGTGCACATAAAACCCTGAGTGGTCTCATTACTACTGCAGTGAACACCTGTAACCAGGGTGGCTGCACCTGCCAACTGCAATTCAGTGTCTTCTCTACTCAAGGATTATCTATTACAGCATTGTGTTAAAAATTTGTTTCCCAAGGGCTTTATCCTGATGCTTAAAGCTTCTGGATTTATGCTTCCCAGAAAACTGtcctccatccagcctggattGTAGCCTGTATTCTTGGTTTGTAGGTGAATGACTTTGCTATTAACAGTCACTCAGCGAACCTGGCTATTGTATTACCTGGATGCTCTCTAAAACTGAGCTCTTTTTTTTGATGATTACTTTCCACTCCACCCATTTGTTCAGATGCAGACATTTTTAGGGTTAGCTTTTAAAATCACCAATAAAAATAGCAGTAAGAGCAACACATTCAATCCTATACCTGTTGTCAGCTATAAAATTTTGGAGACAGGGCCTTTCTGTATTTCCTCATACATCACTTGTTTATTGAACAAAGTATCACTGTACACTTTGCTTTGAAGTGCCATTCAGTATTCCATCATTTGGCTCAGAAGTATCCTTGTTCTTTGGGAGCCTGAATCCCCCTTGCAGAGATCATCAGAAATGGATGCAGTGGAGCAGACGTGTGAAGTGACACTTCCCCTCCACAATACATTTTCGCAAGTGAATAAGCAGTAGGTCACTGTGAGGGGGGTTGGAGTTTTTTGGCACAGCAGACTGGGGAATTTGGAACAATAGTAAGCAAAGTGTTTGCTCTCTGAATAACAATTTCTTGATTTCTTCCACCAAAAAGAGACAGGacccttccaaccaaaacaaacattttcatatCTTAGAGCAAAAGTCTGTCTCCTTCCTGGACAGATTAGTGAGTGAGGACAATTTGTTTTTGTTCATGCAATCTACATTCAGTTTAATTTATCTTTGCCTGTTCAGGGAAGATAAATTTGCaagtgttttgctgctgctctaaTACTTGCTTAAAACATTTGCTGCATTTCCCCTGTATATTTCTTTTACAGCTAACAGTGGCTCCGAAATTCCTACCAAATACCTTGATCAGTGCAGATTTTGCAGCCAATTATCTCACTAAGATATATGGGCTCACATTTGGACAGAAACCAAACTTGAGGTAAGGAACTGGGAAGTAAAACAATACTGGTGTTCTGCCCCTGCTTGGATGCAGTTGTTGGGTGATAAGAAACTATCCAGGTAAACTATATTATTGCCCACTTGTGTTTTTGGAAAGAATGTGTTATTATCAGCATGAAAGATCAAACAAACACATTCCAAGGGCTTTTGCTAGCTGCCAGACACTTCTGcaaatatgaaatgaaattgTCCCTATTTTATTTGTGTATCAGGAATTGAAAAGAACAGATTTAGTTTCTCAAAATGGAGATTAGCTATTTAGAAATCTCTAGTTTTATTACAGTCcattagtttttaaataaaatcaggtGGAGGGTGCAGTACTCAGTGCAGTATAACTCAATTCTATTAAAGGTAAGCACTTCAGCACCTACAGAAGTGTTCAAACCCCAGGTCTGATGCCAAAGGTCTCTGCTTAGTTTTAGGCTGTGGTTTTCTCATCTGGAtccacagcagcacatccatGTCAAACTCAGAGGCACACAGACCACCTCCTGTGAGGTATGGGCTTTTCTAAAGAGGTTTTGAGTAATCTGCAGCATCCAAATACTGCACCATCCAGATCCTGCAAAGACATCCCAAACTCTGTTGGGAGTAATTTACACAGCCAGGTTTGGAAGCAGTTAATTACAGCTGACCCAGCTGAGCCCCTACAGCCTGGTCTTGTAATGAACTGAAGAACTCTCCATTCCCACTGAATTCATTGAGAGCTGGAGCTATTCTGCACTTCCTGGGCCTTTAGTCTCTTGGCTCTTGGAAGCTGAAAGGGCTGAGTCACTCACAGATTTCTGGCAATATCTCATGATGAAAGAAGCTAGATTTATAcatgttttcttccttaatcTGAAGATGcagatgctgctgtgttttggttcCATACTAAAATTACTGACTCTTCTGAAGTGATTTTCACTCTCTTCTATACCAACACTGATTTTAATCAGAATAAGAATTTATTGATTTCCAAGATCACTCATATAAAATCCTAACGCAGTTGTTTCAGTTGTTTTGTTTGCCCCCAGCAGAGTTCATGATCTCAGACTGATTATTTGGAGAGTAAGTTTTTCAGAAAGGCAAATATTTGTGAGTTAAAAGTACAGCTGACCACGCAGGGTAAACAATACTTTCAGTGTAGCTCTGAACTCCCTGGAGTGTGTGATCACACAATTGTATTTCCATACTgagcctttccttccttccagaaGGATGGTGCCAAGTCCTCTGCAACGGGTAGAGAATCCAAGAACAAGttaaaaaagcacattttgatACTTTTGCAGTTTTAACCCCTCTCTACAAATTTAGCTGCCTGCTGCACCTAGGGTAAACACCGGAAAGGAAGAGGTAATCAGTCACTAAAAACCTGTAACTTCTTCAGTTACAAAGAAGTCTTACGAATTCATTTAGCAGTTAAGCCAGTGAAAAGCAGGAATAACTTCATAAAGGTACATTGCTTTGTACAGAATTGAAACCTGTGTAAGAATGAGTCAatttctgaaaatctgtttGGAGAAACTTTTTGTGAATATTAAAGATTGAAAGTAAGAAGGGCAATGGCTCATTAAAAACCAACTCTTCCAGACTGAGTAAATCTGTTGTCTTTCTGTTAGTATCCTATTCTGAGTTCTAGGAGTAGGAGACAAATTGTTTCCTGGGGTATTTCCAGCCTTCATGGGAGCAGGAAGAACGGCGAGTTAAGAAATGGTCCTTTCTTACGAGACCTTCCGGTTGGTTTTGCAAGCCCAAGCAGGCCAGACTCAGCTccaaaaagaagttaaaattgGGGCATATCTGTTAAACAGAGATAATTCCAACCCTCTGAGTGAGGCCACCACACTGACATTCTGTGTTTCTAAGTACTGCACAGTCCCAGCTTGCActcagtttcttcttttaagaAGATAAGGCCACTTGTGAAATTTGCATTCACATGCAGGTTTGGATTTGGAATAAACCTAACTTTCAGAGAGTATTGGGGCCAGCCGTTTGGTTTTGCACCTGTATCCCTTGCTAAGTTAAaggacacattttaaaaacaaatataattatatcaaagaaagaagaaaagattgaaattaagttttaaaCTAATTTCTCTCAGTAAACAAAAACTCCAGATCTCCCTATCTGTTGaacttcatattttatttccttccaacAGATCTGTGTATCTTCATAACAACAAACTTTCAGATGCTGGGTTACCTGATAATATGTTCAACGGCTCGAATAATGTGGAGATACTCATCATGTCCAGCAATTTCTTGAAGTATGTTCCAAAGAATCTCCCTCCAGCACTATATAAATTACACTTACAGGTAATGACAACAAAGTTTTGTAATCCTGTGTTTGTGTGGGTTTCACACCACACAGTCAAGACATCCCAGTGCACCTGGAAACACCCCCAGGCCCACTTTAAGTCTTGCCTGCTGTATTCTCAACAGTAGCTGTCCCAGTGTCCTTCCGTTTTGTCCATAAGCAACAGTGGTTTTTGCAAATCACCAGAATGCTCATAAGGGGCAGAAATGCCTTGCTGTGTTTGCAGGGGGATGTATTACAAACTCCTGGGTGGTTGCATTGTTGGTCTCCTCCCTGCACATACCGATATTAATACATCTTAGAACAGGAAGTGAGTGCATCATTCCGTGGCCATGTTTCCATGACCTCCCAGTTAAGTTTGCCACTGATGCCACTTCTCCTGATAGCTGCTCAGCCACtctgtgctggctttgctcACTAACTTGTTTCACACAGACACTGTTTCCCAGCATCAGTGTCTGCTGCTTGCTACTGAACTGGCAATTCGGTTTGGATCAGGCATCCTCTACTGCTACAACTCCTCCAGCAACAGCGCAATAGCAGAGTTGTGCTATTAACTACTCTccagcatttttaattacatgtcATCTGATGATGATAAAAATGCTTCATCATGTCTGTGCTGGAGATCTGAGCCTTAGCAATGGGAGAGCCACAGCGGTGGGGAGTCCTGGGTCTGCTAGCTCCGAGTGTTGACAGCTCCTTGGACGTGCAGAGGCTGGAGTCTGTTATCAGCCCTGCActgaggcagctctgtgctgcctcccagctttcttttcccttgaaGGTTTCACCAGAATTCTTGTTAAAGTCTTCTAGAGAACAGACTTCTCCAGCTTGAAGAAAAGTAAATGCAACCAGTCCAGTCCCTTAAATTGCTGGAATTTCTCTCCAAAGTATGAACTTACTTGTTCCCTGCATTTTTTTACACTTACAGTAATCATTATCTCCCTATTATTTGTGTGACTCCCAAAGGGGTTTCACACTTTGAGGATTACACTTTGAACTCgtctccttccctgctgtccccagttGTGTTAAGGGCAGAGGAGACGAGCAGAGAAATGAGTGTTTTATATGCAAGTGCACCATCTGTCAGTAGTAACATTTACCTTGATATTTTGACTGGGAAAAATCCAGGACAATGAGAAATGAGAGGCAGCCAGTAGTGGACCAAAAGTATCTGACAGGTGTACTTTAGatgtgattttttccttttactgttAATTGAGACATTTAGCCAGATTTGTCTGTGTGATCCAGTCTGTCCATCACATTATAATGCCCCCTAAATATTTTATGTCTAGTCCTTTAGAAGTTTAATTGCCTGTTAGTTGAACAGAACCCAAATGTTGTATTTATTCATGCCAAATACTGTGCTTTGTGCTTCTGGTGAGTCTAGAGCAACAAGCTGGAGAAGATTCCCAAAGGAGCCTTCAGCGAACTTGCTGGTCTGCGGGAGCTGTATTTGCAGAATAACTACTTGTCTAATGAGGGAATGGACAACGAAACTTTTTGGTGAGACTGAGATGTGCAGTTTGTACCTCTGTGTCTGTCTGCCCCCTCTGGTACAGTCACACATCTACTGAACAAAGGACACAGTAAAAAGTAAAGTTATTAAAAGCTGGATGGTGTTATGCATTTCACTGCTAAATCTGAGATGCAGATGCTGCCATTCAAAAGCAAAGGTCTGGGTGAGTGGTTGCAGAATAGTTTCATACAAAACACAGGACAGTGAACATCAGACTGCACCACTCCCTGCCTGCCACAGACCCAGTCACACAGGTACTAAGTGTCTTCTGGGAAAAGCCACCTAGAACAACATGGAAAGCCACTCTGGTCTTCCAAAACAGTCAAAAGTGAGGTTACCTGGGACTTTCCAGTTTCTAGGGCACTTCACTTGGCATTAGAGCCACACCTTCATCTTCACTGGAGCCACTTGTGTGTTTCTCTGAAGGTGACTTGAAAGCAgccacagacacacagctgTGAAttcccctggcccagctgtaCCCCCGTGCAGGTGgttgctggagcaggcagggatgcaaTGGTACTGCTCAAGAGCCAGATGGCTGCAGAAGCTTTGCTATCAACTGGTGAAACAGAAATAGCCTTTGGCTGTCCTAGATTTAGCCTGGGACTTAGCACttaaaaaatttaacatttttttctttgcttgcacTGAATGCTGCCCTTTTTCTACCTGAAGATCCAGACCACACAATCGGTCCTGCCCATAATTTAGTTCTGTAAACTCTCCTGATCTCCAGACACAAAAATGTACCAAactgtgctttccttttccatttctcattcCGAGAAACCTCCCTTAGTAGTTTAATATATTTGTGTTGAGTCCACCTCCAGGTCATGTTGGACATACAATTTTTGTTAAGATATTCCCATCCTAGGAAGACTTACAAATTTGCAGCAATGAAGTATTTTACCTAAAGATTATATTTGTTCATTCAGAGCATGTCTGGATAGCTGGAATAGCAGTGTAGTAACCAGTAAGTAATGTCTGTAACACATTAGTTCTCATGTTTCCTGAAAACTTTCTAGTCATCTGTGATGGGTTATGTAGTGTCAATAGATTAAAACTCTCATTTGAACTGAGAAACTGACTTGAAATACAAGGGAATACAGGGTTCCTCAGTCCTGGCATATAATGCCGTTGATCCACATCCAGTTGGTATAAGTGGCTGGTTTGAGGGTTTAATTTAGCTTCAACTGAGACCATGGAATCCAGATTCAGTAGCTTACACAAAGCAGCTCTAGCCCTGACTCACTTCCATAATACTGGAGGGTCAGGAGAAGTTCACTACCTTAGCCTAGGACACTGAGTtagcatttctgcttttcataagAGTAACATTCCATCATCTAGAAAGCAGACTTGCCTTTCAATTTCAGTATATACtttcagaaagacagaaattacTCATGCTCAGGCTTTGTTTCTGTGAAACCGAGAGCTGAACTCTGTGTTCTGGTGGTGCTCCCATGGCATCTTCCTTGTGGTATTTGTTCACTGAAATTGCTCATATGTTGCTATCTGTGACTGCAAAAGTGATCTCAGTCCTCAGCCCAGTGGCAGTTTGGGTGTCTGTGGACTCTGGCATGTTCTCTTGCTAGTGTGGCTGAGGAGCAGGGGCAGTGCCACGTCCTAATCCCTAATGAAAATATGGGTGCTCCCTGTTTTGGTGTCCACATCATTCATATCATGAGTCAGAAAAGGGCAGTCAGTAGTGGAAGCCATGCTGGGTAAAAAGGCTCTAAAGCAAAGGTTGTAAAATCTTAGAGGAAACTGGTTATTGTTTCACCTTGCAGAATCTAAACGGAgagtgttttctttcctgctttcccaaGGAAATTGTCTAGTCTTGAATATCTGGATTTGTCCAGCAATAACCTCTCACAAATCCCAAGTGGTTTACCTCGAAACATCGTCCTCCTCCACCTGGAGAAGAATGCAATTAAGGTGATTGACAGAGATGTCTTGACCCAAATTAAGAATCTGGAGTACCTTCTGCTCCACAATAACAAATTAAAAGCCCGAGGTATTCACCCCTTAGCCTTCCAGGGCTTAAAGAAGCTGCACACTGTCCACCTGTACAATAACATGCTGGAAAGGATCCCCAGTGGGCTGCCCCGGCGAGTGAAGACACTTATGATCCTTCATAATCAGATCTCAGAGATTAACAGGAATGACTTTGCTACTACTTACTTCCTTGAAGAGCTGAACCTGAGCTACAACAAACTCACAAGTCCCCAGATCCATCGGGAGGCCTTCCGTAAACTGCGGCAACTAAAGTCCCTGGATCTTTCTGGAAACAATCTGCACACGGTGCCTTTTGGCTTTCCAAAGAACTTGCAGGTTCTGAAGCTGAAGGAGAATGAGATAAGCGTTATCCCAAAAGGGACTTTGTCTGGAATGACAAAACTGCGGGAACTGTATTTGAGCAACAATAAACTGAAAGTAAATTCAATTTATTCAAGAGCATGGAGAGAACTCAGCAGTCTCCAGGTAGAAACATCACCTTCTCTAATTGTTTTAGTGATGCTGATGTCCTCATCTGTCTGCCTAAATCAAATTATGTAGCACCAATACTAAATGTGCTTGGTCCTCATGTTTTGGGGTTGCATTGTGAGTGCTACACACTGTTTCTAGAGTAGAAATGATGTGCTGTTGTCCCAGAGGTGGGTACCTTCCACTGCTGGCCAGTCCAGCTTTGTTTCTGAACCCTGACAGTGTCctatattttcagaaaaacatcagTGAATGTTgtcattaaaactgaaattaggCTTTTCAAATAGCTTGTCTCCCAAAAGATTTAAAATCAGCTCTGAATAGagacagcaggaggaaggaatgCATAAACAAAAACACTCTTAATTCTCAAAGCCCCCACATCAGCTTATAGTCAGACAAGCCAAGCTGTAGGATTTAGCAGCTCAGCTGGCTAAGGCACCTGGGGAGCAGCTCAGAGGTCTGGATTCAATCAGCAGTCTTCTCATTTGCTTAATTGTTGGAGAAAGTTAAACACAAACCATAAGGCAGGCAGGAACAATCACATTTGTGCTGAGCAAAATGATCTTTCAGAATTGTTACACTGGCTGAAGGATTTGTCTGCATTTCCTTTTAGGCAACAGCCCCTTTCCTGCAGTGAAAGGTATTGCCTGTGTCATATGGCATCCATGGAGGGTGCATATGGTCAGGTCACTGCACAGGCAAAGTGTGCACATCTCAGAGCAGATCAGGGATAAGGACATGGAGCATATGTCACACTGGCCTCCAGTGTGTTTTCAGACAATCCTGATGTTAATCTATATGAATGTTCCTTTCTGTTGTGTCTGGGAAAAACCAATAGCTTGTTGCTCAGTTAATGTCAATCAGCAATGCAGCAATAGTGTCTGTCGAGCTGTTTGCATCAGCTGCAGATTTGGTCCCTGGCTTTAATAATACCTTTTGCCTTTGTTTGATGCCTCACtgattgtgtgtgtgtgtgtgtgtgtgtgtgtgtgtgcatgtgcaaaTATATCTAATGTGCAAAGTCTGGAAGGAAGATGCTGTTGAAAATTATGGACTGCTGGGACTGTTTTTCTGCAGTACCTTAATAAAATGtaggttgttttattttcaaacaaaaatgggTCATGAGCCCTGTTAGGCAGCTGGAGTTGTTGGCTGGAATGAAGAACTTTTCTTCTCAAAGGTCCTGATTCACAATTACTTTGTGGAACTTTTGTTCTACTGTCACTTCCTTGCAGTCAGTGTCAAGCCAGAGTAAGGTGTTGCTGAATCAAACATTGGCCATCCCCACACCAAACCTCACTCCCATTAAACAGGGTTCAGATAATAGCACAGACTTAAAATTCTGCTGGACTAATGGGGCATTTatggttgtttgttttctttggaacaACGTTACTTCTTGTTGGCTGTTTCCAGCTGAATCCTTTTTATCATTAAGTGCTTAACTGTGCAGTTGGTTTCTGAGTTGGTGCACTGGAGTGAATTTGGCAAATAACCATCCCATAAAGACCCTGATCATGCATATACTTAGTAAATGCTTCAGTCCACAGTTTCCATGGAAATCACTGGAGACTCTGCAACTGCAAAGTGAGACATTTACATAATGGACTTGGCAGTactgggttaacagttggagtcaatgatcttaaagcttttttccaacctaaacaattcaATGATTCTATTGATAATTGTTTTCCAGACTGGCATTATGTGAGGAATAAAAGCACTGGAATTAGGACAGTTGTTTGCAGAAGTGTAGCTTTGAGTAGTGTGTAACTAGTGAGTGTCAGGTTGGTGCTATGAAAATGCTACAGGATACCAAAACATTTCTATTGATCCATTCTCTTGGATAAAATTAATCTCAGAAATGATCATGACCTTTATTCCTGCTGTCTTCATATGTCTCTATGTTAGAATATTTCCAGATGGTTTTCGATGTAACCGTACCTATTACCAACCTTAGCCAGCAAAGTGTTTGCAGTAGCAGCTTCCAAGGAATTCTGATGCATATCTGAAACTCAGCCTGTTTTTAATTTACTTGAAGCAGACATGGGCTAATGCCTGGGGACAGAGATAAAGAAATGTTGGAACTCTGAAACAAACCAGCATGATGTATCATGTGAAATCAGGATGCTCAGTAGGAGTGTAAGAGAGTAGAACTGTCTTGGCCACACTTACCTTGATGCAAATTAGAGGTAGATGAAGTTAGTTTATTCTATAACAAATATAACTTCAAACTTAAATCTCTTTCTGGAGTGTTTCTAATATTTAAATTGAGTTATTTATTTGACCCCTTGTTGTCTCTCTTGCAGTCACTAGATATGGCTGGCAACCAGCTGACATCTATCCCATTAGGCCTGCCAGAATCTCTGGAATATCTGTATCTCCAGAACAACAAGATCACAACGGTTTCAGAGAATGCTTTTGAATCCACACCCAAAATAAAGGGGATTTACCTCAGGTAAGGCCAAGTTTCCACTTCAACACACaagattttttcctgcttcatcCACTTTGTAATTGCTTACttttcagaaagtattttaaatccTTACTTTCTGAACAAGCATATTTGGTTCATAGTAATATGTGATAAAACTATATTCATCTGCTCAGAAAAGACATGGATACACATAATAAGTTCTTTTCAGAGAGCTTGTCTTTTCTATGCTTATTAGAATGGGTTTGGCATGCCACTAATTCTGGGAAATTAATGTTTAACATGATGTCATATTCCAATATTCAGCTGTGAGCCAAAAGTTGACAGTCCTCTTGTAGAAGTACAGCTTTGCCTGTGTCTGTTGGCCCTGGATTTTAACAAAATCCCCCTCCAGTGAGGTGTGTGTGATTAATCTTGGAGTTGTGTGCATTCCCTTGATAGTTTTGTCAGAAACAAGTGACAAGTTACAACTGTGAAGGTTACTTAACTCAGTCTAGGGGCTTTACTGGGTATTTTCCCACTCTGTCAGTTGGATGAGGACTTTGTTTTTATAGATGACAGATACTGACCTTTTTCTACATGTAATGTAAACTCACAGTAACAACTGATTTAAGCAGAGATTTATATCACAAGAAGTGATTCTGTCCCCATAATATATTCAGTTTTAATCTGATGGAATActattgaaaatattaattagaaGTAATTTATGAATCCCTACAGAATAATTGATTAAGCTGATCCAATGGATGTGTTCAAAAAGCCCAGGCTGCACAAGACTAAATATGGTCTTATTTTGTCTATATGCAACTAAACTGCCCTGTAGTTCTGAATAGTTCTGGAGCATACCTTTATGGATGCATGATTCTATACCcagcaaataaaattacaaagtCTGGTGTAAATTAGAGCAGTCTGTCTATTCAGCTGCTCACATTTATGAGATTTTAGTGAATGCTTGGATGTGAACCAGAAACCACATACCACATTCTACATTtctatataaagaaaaaaggaatttgcaAAACAGTTTTGCTAACATATTCAGAAGGCAACTCCACCCAAGCTCAGTCGTATTTTTAATGGGAGGCTATTAATCACTGCAGTGCTGTTAAACAATAATATACATATGGAAATATTACACAGAATACAATTTTAAGCATGTTCAAGAGCAACAGACCAGTATATGTGACAGGTTCTTAAACTGCAGATTAGTTTATTAGTATTCCTGAAAACCCAAATAACAGCtgaaaaattactgcttttattcCTGAAAACCCAAATAGCAGCTGAAAAATTACTGCTTTGTTTATAAAGGGATACTTTGTTTTGAGTTTTGTAGGTGAAGAGTTAAACTATCCAGGAATGACACAGAATGTCATGAAAAATCAGTTACATTTTGAAATGTGGACTATGGAGCAGATGCCTTTCTTCTttgggaaggagaaagcagaagagcaagagaaagaaTTTGTGGGGGAGGAATTCTAGtattatgattttatttcttcccccaTCCAGAGGAGTCAGCATTTCTAGAGTGCTCTTGTGAGTCAGTGTAATCTTAGAGTTACTTCGGTCAGTGTAGAGTAGCTGCAGAATGGTTTCCTCTTAGtcttctcatttctgtgttgCATATAAAAATGGGTTTATTT
This genomic window contains:
- the PODN gene encoding podocan isoform X2, whose product is MPAGGRALLALLGLPALLALGCAADSDFAEGGPERRRPGAGPACPRDCGCTQEGVVDCGGIDLKEFPLLLPELTNHLSLQNNQIEEIFPEELARLYRLETLNLQNNRLTSKGLPEEAFEHLENLNYLYLANNKLTVAPKFLPNTLISADFAANYLTKIYGLTFGQKPNLRSVYLHNNKLSDAGLPDNMFNGSNNVEILIMSSNFLKYVPKNLPPALYKLHLQSNKLEKIPKGAFSELAGLRELYLQNNYLSNEGMDNETFWKLSSLEYLDLSSNNLSQIPSGLPRNIVLLHLEKNAIKVIDRDVLTQIKNLEYLLLHNNKLKARGIHPLAFQGLKKLHTVHLYNNMLERIPSGLPRRVKTLMILHNQISEINRNDFATTYFLEELNLSYNKLTSPQIHREAFRKLRQLKSLDLSGNNLHTVPFGFPKNLQVLKLKENEISVIPKGTLSGMTKLRELYLSNNKLKVNSIYSRAWRELSSLQSLDMAGNQLTSIPLGLPESLEYLYLQNNKITTVSENAFESTPKIKGIYLRFNKISVGALKESTFQNLKHLQVLDIEGNLEFSNSSKNKDDSEEEMEDEEEEEEEELR
- the PODN gene encoding podocan isoform X1; translation: MFFSIHLISDSKGAMPAGGRALLALLGLPALLALGCAADSDFAEGGPERRRPGAGPACPRDCGCTQEGVVDCGGIDLKEFPLLLPELTNHLSLQNNQIEEIFPEELARLYRLETLNLQNNRLTSKGLPEEAFEHLENLNYLYLANNKLTVAPKFLPNTLISADFAANYLTKIYGLTFGQKPNLRSVYLHNNKLSDAGLPDNMFNGSNNVEILIMSSNFLKYVPKNLPPALYKLHLQSNKLEKIPKGAFSELAGLRELYLQNNYLSNEGMDNETFWKLSSLEYLDLSSNNLSQIPSGLPRNIVLLHLEKNAIKVIDRDVLTQIKNLEYLLLHNNKLKARGIHPLAFQGLKKLHTVHLYNNMLERIPSGLPRRVKTLMILHNQISEINRNDFATTYFLEELNLSYNKLTSPQIHREAFRKLRQLKSLDLSGNNLHTVPFGFPKNLQVLKLKENEISVIPKGTLSGMTKLRELYLSNNKLKVNSIYSRAWRELSSLQSLDMAGNQLTSIPLGLPESLEYLYLQNNKITTVSENAFESTPKIKGIYLRFNKISVGALKESTFQNLKHLQVLDIEGNLEFSNSSKNKDDSEEEMEDEEEEEEEELR